A section of the Castanea sativa cultivar Marrone di Chiusa Pesio chromosome 12, ASM4071231v1 genome encodes:
- the LOC142620092 gene encoding uncharacterized protein LOC142620092: MGNCYALCKPSTEVTTKHGKVLQIVKMDGKILQFSSPILVKDMLVNFSGSGIGLSKEASEHLPPNYELKLGKVYYLLPCLSSVDATSPADNMSSIADKEKDNGVRRIKIVITKKQLQELLAKQASAEDVLSGLEKKTCNNAFDSRTNWKPKLESISEGSE; the protein is encoded by the coding sequence ATGGGTAATTGCTATGCTCTTTGTAAACCCAGTACAGAAGTTACAACAAAGCATGGGAAAGTTCTACAGATTGTGAAGATGGATGGAAAGATTTTACAGTTCAGTTCACCAATTCTTGTTAAGGATATGTTGGTGAATTTTTCAGGCTCAGGTATTGGTTTATCCAAGGAAGCTTCAGAGCATCTCCCACCTAATTATGAATTGAAGTTAGGCAAAGTTTACTACTTGCTTCCTTGTTTGAGTTCTGTTGATGCTACTAGTCCTGCAGATAATATGTCTTCTATAGCTgacaaagaaaaagacaatGGTGTAAGGAGGATTAAGATTGTCATAACAAAGAAGCAGCTGCAAGAGCTATTGGCAAAGCAAGCATCAGCGGAAGATGTTCTGTCGGGGCTCGAGAAAAAAACGTGTAATAATGCTTTTGATTCAAGGACAAATTGGAAGCCGAAGCTTGAATCCATCTCCGAGGGAAGCGAGTAA